A single genomic interval of halophilic archaeon DL31 harbors:
- a CDS encoding Alcohol dehydrogenase GroES domain protein (PFAM: Alcohol dehydrogenase GroES-like~KEGG: hvo:HVO_1083 glucose dehydrogenase), translating to MDAIALRRGEHTPIRIQTPKPTPKSGEALVRTLRVGVDGTDIEVLAGEHGGFPPGEDHLVLGHEAVGIVANPNDTDLEEGTVVVPTIRRPHPDGRTAPQHLDQLDMAPMDTVVERGIAGAHGFMAEYFTSEEKYLVPIPDDLADVGFLVEPITITEKAVEHAVASRSAFDWRPESALVLGNGPLGLLTTAMFATGERFSDVYCLGRRDRPDLTIDMVESLGATYIDSRETPVSEISAAHRPMDLVYEATGYARHAFDGLDAVAPAGVLALLGVPTDWPFEIDGGRLHREAVLGNKAVVGSVNADRNHFRAAVRTLDRLPAWVIDDLVTGVSPHTDAEPAFVTDDDASIKTAVEFHRV from the coding sequence ATGGACGCCATCGCGCTCCGCCGTGGGGAGCACACCCCCATCCGCATCCAGACGCCCAAGCCGACCCCCAAGTCGGGAGAGGCGCTGGTCCGGACGCTCCGTGTTGGTGTCGACGGAACCGATATCGAGGTGCTCGCGGGCGAGCACGGTGGGTTTCCGCCCGGCGAGGACCATCTCGTGTTGGGCCACGAAGCTGTCGGCATCGTCGCCAACCCCAACGATACCGACCTCGAGGAGGGCACCGTCGTCGTCCCGACGATCCGCCGGCCACACCCCGACGGCCGCACAGCCCCACAGCATCTCGACCAGTTGGATATGGCCCCAATGGACACCGTCGTCGAACGCGGTATCGCTGGTGCCCACGGGTTCATGGCTGAGTATTTCACCAGCGAGGAGAAGTATCTGGTGCCGATTCCGGACGACCTCGCGGACGTGGGGTTCCTCGTCGAACCAATCACCATCACAGAGAAGGCTGTCGAGCACGCCGTCGCCTCGCGCTCGGCGTTCGACTGGCGCCCAGAATCCGCGCTCGTGCTGGGCAACGGCCCGCTGGGGCTACTGACGACGGCGATGTTCGCGACGGGCGAGCGCTTCTCAGACGTGTACTGTCTCGGGCGTCGTGACCGCCCAGACCTGACAATCGACATGGTCGAGTCACTGGGAGCGACCTATATCGACTCCCGCGAGACGCCCGTCAGCGAGATTTCGGCGGCCCATCGCCCGATGGACCTCGTCTACGAGGCAACGGGGTACGCTCGCCACGCGTTCGATGGACTGGACGCCGTCGCGCCCGCCGGCGTGCTGGCGCTGCTGGGCGTCCCCACCGATTGGCCCTTCGAAATCGACGGCGGCCGGCTCCACCGCGAGGCGGTACTGGGGAACAAAGCCGTCGTTGGCAGCGTCAACGCCGACCGGAACCATTTCCGTGCCGCAGTCCGGACTCTCGACCGACTACCGGCGTGGGTTATCGACGACCTCGTGACGGGCGTCTCCCCCCACACCGACGCCGAGCCAGCGTTCGTCACCGACGACGACGCCAGCATCAAGACCGCCGTGGAGTTTCACCGAGTATGA
- a CDS encoding Haloacid dehalogenase domain protein hydrolase type 3 (PFAM: HAD superfamily hydrolase-like, type 3~KEGG: hje:HacjB3_14015 haloacid dehalogenase domain protein hydrolase type 3): MDRHTQLYRLYEEFDTGTIRARRDFVDLFPPVDSRVALAYWRDASDRLERDRAEVRQTFPETGEAFATIATLATRDQAFTALDLLGKHGRALNVLVLDVDETLRSAGKTDNEIPRQTLHLLTEFYEAGVPIVVCTGQTLENVKGFLNQGLGNELVHSGELSVVYEAGNGVFTPGHGADTKQLLYERLDEDVRNVFDYVRSHVLADAPERIRHGCHLQGNEFNVTLKPNFETGSDRAGKIIDEALRYQVDLLGEAVAAERDLDGPATEWARKHYAAADPEIQLVLDRLDSLPAGNVDIPDTAQSLFDVIDVAYYEADAAEIGSLELNKVAGVEAALDVLGVTDPFGLVMGDSKSDLRVMRWVHDHDSGIAAAPNHASTDVLAHVQETDDLVFDRGAADDTLRMAYALNELAALNP; encoded by the coding sequence ATGGACAGACACACCCAGCTGTACAGACTGTACGAGGAGTTCGACACCGGGACCATCCGTGCCCGTCGTGATTTCGTGGATCTGTTCCCGCCTGTGGACTCCCGCGTGGCGCTTGCGTACTGGCGGGACGCGAGCGACCGCCTCGAACGCGACCGTGCGGAGGTCCGCCAGACGTTCCCCGAGACGGGGGAGGCGTTCGCGACTATCGCGACGCTGGCGACGCGGGACCAGGCGTTCACCGCGCTGGACCTTTTGGGGAAACACGGCCGTGCGCTCAACGTGCTCGTCCTCGACGTGGACGAGACGCTGCGCTCGGCGGGCAAGACGGACAACGAGATTCCCCGACAGACGCTCCACCTCCTGACGGAGTTCTACGAGGCGGGCGTCCCCATCGTCGTCTGTACGGGCCAAACCCTCGAGAACGTCAAGGGGTTCCTGAATCAGGGGCTGGGCAACGAACTGGTCCACTCCGGCGAGCTCTCGGTCGTCTACGAGGCGGGCAACGGCGTGTTCACGCCCGGCCACGGCGCCGACACCAAACAGTTGCTCTACGAACGGCTCGACGAGGACGTGCGGAACGTCTTCGACTACGTTCGCTCGCACGTCCTCGCGGACGCGCCCGAGCGCATCCGGCACGGCTGTCACCTCCAGGGCAACGAGTTCAACGTCACCCTGAAGCCGAACTTCGAGACGGGCAGCGACCGTGCTGGCAAGATAATCGACGAGGCGCTGCGCTACCAGGTGGACCTGCTGGGTGAGGCCGTCGCGGCGGAGCGTGACCTCGACGGTCCGGCAACTGAGTGGGCCCGAAAGCACTACGCCGCGGCCGACCCGGAGATTCAGCTGGTACTGGACCGCCTCGATTCGCTCCCAGCGGGGAACGTCGACATTCCCGACACAGCCCAGTCGCTGTTCGACGTCATCGACGTGGCGTACTACGAGGCCGACGCGGCCGAGATCGGGAGCCTCGAACTCAACAAGGTTGCCGGCGTCGAGGCCGCACTGGACGTGCTCGGCGTCACGGACCCGTTCGGGCTCGTGATGGGCGACTCCAAATCGGACCTGCGCGTGATGCGCTGGGTCCACGACCACGACTCCGGCATCGCCGCCGCGCCCAACCACGCCTCCACGGACGTGTTGGCACACGTTCAGGAGACCGACGACCTGGTCTTCGACCGCGGTGCTGCCGACGACACGCTGCGGATGGCCTACGCGCTCAACGAACTCGCGGCTCTCAACCCATGA
- a CDS encoding Dihydrodipicolinate synthase (KEGG: hsl:OE1665R 2-dehydro-3-deoxy-(phospho)gluconate aldolase,-type~HAMAP: Dihydrodipicolinate synthase~PFAM: Dihydrodipicolinate synthetase), which produces MTHHAPDSGTADPLDLHGVVPPTVTCFHDDGALDTETTAAHARYVIDGGAAGVFPLGTNGEFPLLDPDERIEVIEAVVEEVGEEAPVIAGVGTPGTRRTVAAAERAEDANADGLVVVSPYYYPIDDQGQVEHVRRVADAVDIPVYCYHIPSKTGNELSLEAVQALAAIDGVAGLKDSSKDVPWLGQAIDDTPELTFMAGSDSLLVPGLDLGCAGLVSAVANVAPELVVELYEAYDEGDRERAGELQSRVYDVRTALKRGPYMAGVKTALSILEAGPDPGPLRAPLRGMRDEDKQTLAADLEELDLQ; this is translated from the coding sequence ATGACTCACCACGCACCTGATTCCGGAACTGCGGACCCGCTCGACCTCCACGGCGTCGTGCCGCCAACGGTGACCTGTTTCCATGACGACGGCGCTCTGGACACCGAAACGACTGCTGCCCACGCTCGCTACGTCATCGACGGCGGCGCAGCGGGCGTGTTCCCGCTGGGAACCAACGGTGAGTTCCCGTTGCTCGACCCCGACGAACGCATTGAGGTCATCGAGGCAGTCGTCGAGGAAGTGGGCGAGGAGGCACCCGTTATCGCGGGCGTCGGCACCCCCGGAACGCGCCGAACTGTCGCCGCCGCTGAACGCGCCGAGGACGCGAACGCCGATGGCCTCGTGGTCGTCTCACCGTACTACTACCCCATTGACGACCAGGGGCAGGTCGAACACGTCCGGCGGGTCGCGGACGCAGTCGATATCCCGGTCTACTGCTACCACATACCGAGCAAGACCGGGAACGAACTCTCGCTCGAGGCGGTCCAAGCGTTGGCCGCTATTGACGGTGTGGCCGGGCTGAAAGACTCCTCGAAGGATGTGCCGTGGCTCGGGCAGGCTATTGACGACACCCCCGAACTCACCTTCATGGCCGGCTCGGACTCGTTGCTCGTGCCGGGGCTGGACCTCGGTTGTGCCGGTCTCGTCAGCGCCGTCGCAAACGTCGCGCCCGAACTGGTGGTGGAACTCTACGAGGCGTACGACGAGGGCGACCGCGAGCGCGCGGGCGAACTGCAGAGCCGGGTTTACGACGTGCGCACGGCGCTCAAACGCGGGCCGTATATGGCTGGTGTGAAGACCGCGCTCTCGATTCTGGAGGCGGGCCCAGATCCGGGGCCGCTCCGCGCGCCGCTCCGGGGGATGCGCGACGAGGATAAGCAAACGCTGGCTGCGGACCTCGAGGAACTCGACCTCCAGTGA
- a CDS encoding oligopeptide/dipeptide ABC transporter, ATPase subunit (SMART: ATPase, AAA+ type, core~TIGRFAM: Oligopeptide/dipeptide ABC transporter, ATP-binding protein, C-terminal~KEGG: hje:HacjB3_12015 oligopeptide/dipeptide ABC transporter, ATPase subunit~PFAM: ABC transporter-like; Oligopeptide/dipeptide ABC transporter, C-terminal), with amino-acid sequence MSADDPLLRATGVKKHFETKTGLLDQLFGKAQSVKAVDGVDIEVGTEETVGLVGESGCGKTTLGRVLSRLYDATAGDISFNGTDVTGLKGAALKQFRKDVQVIFQDPLSSLNPRKTVGEIVGKPLEVHDIATGEQKRERVAELFEEVGLQESHRERYPHEFSGGQRQRVGIARALAVEPKLIIADEPVSALDVSVQAQIINLMKRLQAEYGLSYLFIAHDLSVVKHISDRVAVMYLGKIVETGPTADIYGHPQHPYTRALLSAIPSVEGDGEMREVVLSGNPPSPIDPPSGCSFHTRCPEYLDGRCGDVVPELQSVASATGTVDAPDRAIDLPDYESADGHLTACHWLDEASEDRREQDPLR; translated from the coding sequence ATGAGCGCCGACGACCCGCTGCTGCGGGCGACGGGCGTCAAGAAACACTTCGAGACCAAGACGGGCCTTCTCGACCAGCTGTTCGGCAAGGCACAGTCGGTGAAAGCCGTCGACGGCGTCGATATCGAGGTCGGAACCGAGGAGACGGTCGGCCTGGTTGGCGAGTCCGGCTGCGGGAAGACCACCCTCGGCCGCGTGCTTTCCCGACTCTATGACGCGACTGCCGGCGATATTTCCTTCAACGGAACCGACGTGACCGGGCTGAAGGGCGCGGCACTCAAGCAGTTCCGCAAGGACGTCCAGGTCATCTTTCAGGACCCACTCTCCTCGCTCAACCCCCGGAAGACGGTGGGCGAAATCGTCGGCAAGCCCCTGGAAGTCCACGATATCGCGACCGGCGAGCAAAAGCGCGAACGGGTCGCCGAACTGTTCGAAGAGGTCGGCCTCCAGGAATCCCACAGGGAGCGCTACCCCCACGAGTTCTCGGGGGGCCAGCGCCAGCGCGTTGGCATTGCCCGCGCCCTCGCGGTCGAGCCGAAACTCATCATCGCCGACGAGCCCGTCTCTGCGCTCGACGTGAGCGTGCAGGCCCAGATAATCAACCTGATGAAACGCCTTCAGGCGGAGTATGGGCTCTCGTATCTGTTCATCGCCCACGACCTGAGTGTGGTGAAACACATTTCCGACCGGGTCGCGGTGATGTATCTCGGTAAAATCGTCGAGACGGGGCCGACCGCAGACATCTACGGCCACCCCCAGCATCCCTACACCCGGGCCCTGCTCTCTGCTATCCCAAGCGTCGAAGGTGACGGCGAGATGCGCGAGGTCGTTCTCTCGGGCAACCCCCCCAGCCCCATTGACCCGCCCTCGGGCTGTTCGTTCCACACGCGCTGTCCGGAGTATCTCGACGGCCGCTGTGGAGATGTCGTCCCGGAACTCCAGTCGGTGGCCTCGGCGACGGGGACCGTCGACGCCCCCGACCGGGCTATCGACCTTCCCGACTACGAGAGCGCTGACGGCCACCTGACGGCCTGTCACTGGCTCGACGAGGCGAGCGAGGACCGCCGCGAGCAGGACCCGCTGCGGTAG
- a CDS encoding oligopeptide/dipeptide ABC transporter, ATPase subunit (SMART: ATPase, AAA+ type, core~TIGRFAM: Oligopeptide/dipeptide ABC transporter, ATP-binding protein, C-terminal~KEGG: hwa:HQ1483A ABC-type dipeptide/oligopeptide/nickel transport system, ATPase protein I~PFAM: ABC transporter-like; Oligopeptide/dipeptide ABC transporter, C-terminal): protein MADEEPLLAVRNLRTSFATERGAVHAVDGISFEIYPGEVFGVVGESGSGKSVTALSLLQLLDANGTVEADAVRFRGEELLTKSEPEMQEVRGGDISMVFQDPMTSLNPVMSIGEQIAEVYRQHGSDESAGFWAEMGRKYVTGTDKESESWQRAVSLLDTVGIPDPAVRASEYPHQLSGGMRQRVVIAQALAGDPDLIIADEPTTALDVSIEAQILNELLRLRDEFDISVMLITHDLGVVRETCDRVAVMYAGELMERATADDLFEDPKHPYTQGLLGSIPRINDDREWLDAIEGSVPNLIDKPDGCPFAERCDHAFELCDQPLVAYPAGEGTNQNHFSHCHLYNDHVHLDEDGKVVAVDEAAYDYVRAETAGNDAARADGGGRR from the coding sequence ATGGCCGACGAAGAGCCCCTCCTTGCGGTCCGAAACCTCCGGACGAGCTTCGCGACCGAGCGCGGCGCCGTCCACGCCGTCGACGGAATCTCCTTCGAAATATATCCGGGCGAGGTGTTCGGGGTGGTCGGAGAATCCGGCTCCGGTAAGTCGGTAACTGCGCTCTCACTGCTCCAGTTGCTCGACGCCAACGGGACCGTCGAGGCCGACGCGGTGCGGTTCCGCGGCGAGGAACTACTCACCAAGAGCGAACCGGAGATGCAGGAGGTCCGAGGGGGGGACATCAGCATGGTGTTCCAGGACCCCATGACCTCACTCAACCCAGTCATGTCAATAGGTGAGCAGATAGCCGAAGTCTACCGCCAGCACGGCTCCGATGAGTCCGCAGGATTCTGGGCGGAGATGGGCCGCAAATACGTCACCGGCACTGACAAGGAAAGCGAGTCCTGGCAGCGTGCCGTGTCGTTGCTGGATACGGTCGGCATCCCCGACCCCGCGGTACGCGCGTCCGAGTACCCCCACCAGCTGTCCGGCGGGATGCGGCAGCGCGTCGTCATCGCTCAGGCGCTTGCGGGCGACCCCGACCTCATCATCGCTGACGAGCCGACGACGGCTCTTGACGTGAGTATCGAGGCACAGATACTCAATGAACTTCTGCGGCTCCGCGACGAGTTCGATATCTCAGTCATGCTCATCACCCACGACCTCGGCGTCGTCCGAGAGACCTGCGACCGGGTCGCCGTGATGTACGCCGGCGAACTCATGGAACGGGCGACCGCTGACGACCTCTTCGAGGATCCCAAACACCCCTACACCCAGGGGCTGCTTGGCTCCATTCCTCGCATCAACGACGACCGGGAATGGCTCGATGCCATCGAGGGCTCCGTTCCGAACCTCATCGATAAGCCCGACGGCTGTCCGTTCGCCGAGCGGTGCGACCACGCCTTCGAACTCTGTGACCAGCCATTAGTGGCCTATCCGGCCGGGGAGGGGACAAACCAGAATCATTTCTCGCACTGTCACCTCTACAACGACCACGTGCACTTGGACGAGGATGGCAAGGTGGTCGCCGTTGACGAGGCGGCCTACGACTACGTCAGGGCTGAAACGGCCGGCAACGACGCCGCCCGCGCCGACGGAGGTGGTCGCCGATGA
- a CDS encoding ABC-type transporter, integral membrane subunit (PFAM: Binding-protein-dependent transport systems inner membrane component~KEGG: hwa:HQ1484A ABC-type dipeptide/oligopeptide/nickel transport system, permease protein II): protein MSSRFDFDTSGARLFGIRTDLLERLARTVRRDLKAKVGLVIVISFLGAAVFAPALAPYDPMVQQYPMLQAPDLTGAHPFGTDSFGRDMLSRVMFGARISLLVGLGAVSFGAVLGVSIGLVAGYHGGRVDDALMRVVDVLWAFPWLLIAIMLVAILGQSVWNVIFAVGFAYIDDFARITRGEVLSIREEEYTLAAQSVGLSNTEIITEEIFPNTIAPLIVQFTVLVARGMLAEATLSFLGLGVKPTTPTWGALLGQGRNFLTQAWWISIIPGVMIMITVLGINLFGDALRDAFDVKEQEGA from the coding sequence ATGAGTTCCCGATTCGACTTCGACACCAGCGGCGCCCGGCTGTTCGGCATCCGGACCGACCTGCTTGAACGGTTGGCCCGAACTGTCAGGCGGGACCTGAAAGCGAAGGTCGGCCTCGTCATCGTCATTAGCTTCCTCGGTGCGGCCGTCTTCGCGCCGGCGCTTGCCCCCTACGACCCGATGGTCCAGCAGTATCCGATGCTACAGGCGCCCGACCTCACCGGCGCCCACCCATTCGGCACTGACTCCTTCGGCCGTGATATGCTCTCACGGGTGATGTTCGGTGCCCGCATCAGCCTGCTCGTGGGCCTCGGCGCAGTCTCATTCGGTGCGGTTCTCGGCGTGAGCATCGGCCTCGTCGCGGGCTACCACGGCGGCCGCGTCGACGACGCACTGATGCGGGTGGTCGACGTGTTGTGGGCGTTCCCGTGGCTGCTCATCGCCATCATGCTCGTGGCCATCCTCGGCCAGAGCGTCTGGAACGTCATCTTCGCCGTTGGCTTCGCCTACATCGACGACTTCGCACGCATCACGCGCGGGGAGGTGCTCTCCATCCGTGAGGAGGAGTACACCCTCGCCGCCCAAAGCGTCGGGCTGAGCAACACCGAAATAATCACCGAGGAGATATTCCCCAACACCATCGCGCCGCTCATCGTCCAGTTCACGGTGCTAGTCGCCCGCGGGATGCTCGCGGAGGCGACCCTCTCGTTCCTCGGCCTCGGCGTGAAGCCGACGACACCGACATGGGGCGCCCTGCTGGGCCAGGGGCGGAACTTCCTCACGCAGGCGTGGTGGATATCCATCATTCCGGGCGTGATGATCATGATCACCGTCCTCGGCATCAACCTCTTCGGGGACGCACTGCGTGACGCCTTCGACGTGAAAGAACAGGAGGGTGCCTGA
- a CDS encoding ABC-type transporter, integral membrane subunit (PFAM: Binding-protein-dependent transport systems inner membrane component~KEGG: hwa:HQ1485A ABC-type dipeptide/oligopeptide/nickel transport system, permease protein I), which produces MGMQQYIAKRIAHAIAVIYIVATVVFLAIRAIPGDPARIMLGGDADPGALAAARQELGLNQPIYIQYVRWLGELLQGKFGQSIHTQQSVLSMLAGVAEPTISIAGLGMLIAVAIAIPAGIISAVRRYQIEDYVATLISFFGISMPGFWIGILLILGIASRVEALPSFGYVSISEGIVPWFSHIFLPAIAVGLPYGGIIMRMTRSSMLEVLNEDYMRTARAKGLSPRLVLFKHGFQNALIPVVTIAGILLAVVLGGVVAVEIVFGINGLGRLLISSISRRDFPVVQATVIVISFVFVFMNLFIDLLYTMINPRIRYGGSE; this is translated from the coding sequence ATGGGGATGCAACAGTACATCGCCAAGCGCATCGCACACGCCATCGCCGTCATCTACATCGTGGCGACGGTGGTGTTCCTGGCTATCCGGGCGATTCCGGGCGACCCCGCACGCATCATGCTCGGCGGCGACGCCGATCCGGGGGCGCTTGCAGCGGCCAGACAGGAGTTGGGGCTGAACCAACCCATCTACATCCAGTACGTCCGCTGGCTGGGCGAGCTCCTGCAAGGGAAGTTCGGGCAGTCAATTCACACCCAGCAGAGCGTGCTGAGCATGCTCGCTGGCGTCGCGGAGCCGACGATAAGCATCGCGGGGTTAGGGATGCTCATCGCCGTCGCTATTGCCATCCCAGCCGGCATCATCAGTGCGGTCCGGCGGTACCAGATAGAGGACTACGTGGCGACACTGATCTCGTTTTTCGGCATCAGCATGCCGGGGTTCTGGATCGGCATCCTCCTCATCCTCGGCATCGCAAGCAGGGTCGAGGCGCTACCGTCGTTCGGCTACGTCTCCATTTCGGAGGGGATCGTGCCGTGGTTCTCCCACATATTCCTGCCGGCCATCGCCGTTGGCCTCCCCTACGGCGGCATCATCATGCGGATGACCCGGTCTTCGATGCTTGAGGTGCTCAACGAGGACTACATGCGGACCGCCCGTGCGAAAGGGCTGAGTCCGCGGCTCGTTCTGTTCAAACACGGCTTCCAGAACGCGCTTATTCCGGTAGTCACCATCGCCGGCATCCTGCTTGCGGTCGTCCTCGGCGGCGTCGTCGCCGTCGAAATCGTCTTCGGCATCAACGGGCTGGGACGCCTCCTAATTAGCTCGATTAGCCGCCGGGACTTCCCAGTCGTCCAGGCCACAGTCATCGTGATTTCGTTCGTATTCGTGTTCATGAACCTCTTCATTGACCTGCTATACACCATGATAAACCCGCGCATCCGCTACGGGGGGAGCGAGTGA